From a region of the Heterodontus francisci isolate sHetFra1 unplaced genomic scaffold, sHetFra1.hap1 HAP1_SCAFFOLD_436, whole genome shotgun sequence genome:
- the LOC137365582 gene encoding probable G-protein coupled receptor 139 — protein MPSYFPEEPAPALTGISGSGQRERMDLNASTIDWNVTTMDQNLFRIDLNVTTGRSLFTWVDFLSADYDWLTLDLRIYYALRVIQTIYYPCLAIVGVPANLVTIVILYRGKCGLSECVTGYLMAMAVADLLVIILDLILRHIPILYQEHFYFLRDIPLCDIHAVLLHAATDCSVWFTVTFTFDRLVAICCQKLKSKYCLKKTAYVVLGTVTLLSCLKNIFWYFTLTDRYWLINYPYFCEITGHVLFSHTWTAIEFLHYILTPCVPFFLILLLNGFTVRHILVTSRARKRLRAQRSVGTPRNSEIESRRKSIILLFVISGNFILLWSLFMVFSVWNKMYWLGFRSVYLPFFVQEIGFMFQLLSCCTNTCIYVVTQTKFREKLKNVVKHPFNLIIKFMK, from the exons ATGCCTTCCTACTTCC CAGAAGAACCAGCTCCAGCACTAACGGGGATCAGTGgctcaggacagagggagagaatggatctgaATGCgagcacaatagattggaatgtaacaacaatggatcagaatttgtttagaatagatttgaatgttacaacaggcAGGAGTTTATTCACTTGGGTTgattttctttctgcagattatgattggCTTACATTAGATCTTCGAATCTACTACGCACTTCGTGTTATTCAAACAATTTATTATCCttgcctcgctattgttggtgtccctg CTAACTTAGTCACGATTGTGATCCTgtatcggggaaagtgtggtctttcTGAATGTGTCACTGGCTACCtgatggccatggcagtggcggatctactggtcattattctCGACTTGATATTGCGGCATATTCCGATTCTGTATCAGGAACATTTTTATTTCCTGCGAGATATTCCCCTTTGTGATATCCACGCTGTCCTTCttcatgcagccacagactgttctgtctggttcaccgtcactttcacctttgatcgattagtggccatttgttgccaaaagctgaaaagtaaatactgCCTGAAGAAAACGGCgtatgtggttctgggaacagtgactttgctgagctgtttaaagaacattttctggtattttacgtTAACAGATCGTTATTGGCTAATTAACTACCCCTACTTTTGTGAGATAACAGGTCATGTTCTGTTTTCTCATACCTGGACAGCAATCGAGTTCCTTCATTACATTCTAACCCCTTGTGTCCCATTTTTTTTGATTCTGTTGCTCAATGGTTTCACCGTCAGGCACATATTAGTGACCAGCAGAGCCCGGAAGAGACTCCGGGCTCAGAGGAGTGTAGGAACTCCCAGGAATTCGGAGattgagagccgaaggaaatccatcattttactgtttgttATCTCAGGGAATTTCATACTGTTATGGTCATTGTTTATGGTGTTTTCCGTATGGAACAAAATGTATTGGTTGGGCTTTAGGTCGGTATATCTACCATTTTTTGTACAAGAAATAGGATTCATGTTCCAGctcttgagttgctgcacaaatacgtgCATTTATGTGGTGACACAGACTAAGTTCAGGGAAAAGTTGAAGAATGTGGTGAAACACCCTTTTAATCTAATTATAAAATTCATGAAATGA